From Rutidosis leptorrhynchoides isolate AG116_Rl617_1_P2 chromosome 3, CSIRO_AGI_Rlap_v1, whole genome shotgun sequence, a single genomic window includes:
- the LOC139899895 gene encoding uncharacterized protein produces MRGTNLLWNVCKSSFTFGLIGLTISDRVAGIVPVRGTSMYPTFNPHYTTSSGFLIDDHVLVEKRCLTDYKFSHGDVVVFCSPSNYKERNIKRITGMSGDWISVPLSYDAVKIPEGHCWVEGDNPIDSKDSRSFGLIPLGLIRGRVTYIIWPPQRAGQIDRKFPQGGLTI; encoded by the exons ATGAGAGGTACAAACTTACTATGGAATGTATGTAAATCGTCCTTCACATTTGGGTTAATTGGTCTCACAATATCTGATCGTGTTGCTGGTATTGTTCCCGTGCGTGGGACCTCTATGTACCCCACATTCAATCCTCATTATACTACTAGTTCAGGATTCTTAATTG ATGACCATGTCCTGGTGGAGAAACGCTGTTTGACAGATTACAAGTTCTCACATGGTGATGTTGTAGTTTTCTG CTCCCCAAGTAATTACAAGGAGAGAAACATAAAACGTATAACTGGTATGTCAGGTGATTGGATAAGCGTTCCTTTGTCTTATGATGCTGTGAAGATTCCGGAAGGACATTGTTGGGTTGAAGGAGACAATCCAATAGACAGCAAGGACTCACGATCCTTTGGCTTG attccgCTAGGCTTAATCCGTGGAAGGGTTACATATATTATCTGGCCACCTCAAAGAGCAGGACAAATTGATAGAAAGTTTCCTCAAGGTGGACTTACTATCTAA